One window of the Vigna radiata var. radiata cultivar VC1973A chromosome 1, Vradiata_ver6, whole genome shotgun sequence genome contains the following:
- the LOC106766573 gene encoding caffeoylshikimate esterase-like translates to MHVTLFFWNLSFTPSYYKLFLLFLLHIHYHNKRTTAMVGSKNQEIKYISDELQTIFLANLDEAPARRRAREAFKDIQLAIDHCLFRLPSDGVKTKEVYEVNSRGIKIFSKSWLPENSPLKAIICYCHGYADTCTFYFEGVARKLASSGYGVFALDYPGFGLSDGLHGYIPSFENLVNDVIEHFSKIKEQKKYQDVPSFLLGESMGGAIALNIHFKQPTEWNGAALIAPLCKFAEDMIPHWLVKQILIGVAKVLPKTKLVPQKEEVKDNIFRDLNKRKLAPYNVLLYKDKPRLGTALELLKATQELEQRLEEVSLPLLIMHGEADIITDPSASKALYEKAKVKDKKLCLYKDAFHTLLEGEPDETIFHVLGDIISWLDEHSSRKNTYQAP, encoded by the exons ATGCATGTCACCCTTTTCTTCTGGAACCTCTCTTTCACTCCTTCATACTATAaactcttccttctctttcttcttcacatACATTACCATAACAAGAGAACAACAGCCATGGTTGGAAGTAAAAAccaagaaattaaatatatcagtGATGAGTTGCAGACCATTTTTCTGGCCAACTTGGATGAGGCACCTGCTAGAAGACGTGCTCGTGAGGCTTTTAAGGATATTCAACTTGCCATTGATCATTGCTTGTTTAGG TTACCATCAGATGGAGTGAAGACGAAAGAG GTTTATGAAGTGAACTCCAgaggaataaaaatattttctaaaagttgGCTTCCAGAAAATTCTCCTTTGAAAGCAATCATTTGTTACTGTCATGGATATGCAGACACCTGCACATTTTACTTTGAAG GAGTTGCAAGGAAATTAGCATCATCTGGATATGGAGTATTTGCATTGGATTACCCTGGATTTGGCCTATCAGATGGTCTTCATGGTTATATTCCTAGCTTTGAAAATCTAGTCAATGATGTCATCGAACATTTCTCAAAAATTAAGG AACAAAAGAAGTATCAAGATGTGCCAAGCTTCTTGTTGGGTGAATCAATGGGAGGAGCCATTGCCTTGAATATTCACTTCAAACAACCTACTGAATGGAATGGTGCTGCACTTATTGCACCTTTGTGCAAG TTTGCTGAGGATATGATTCCACATTGGTTGGTGAAGCAAATACTAATTGGTGTAGCCAAAGTTCTTCCCAAAACTAAGTTAGTTCCACAAAAGGAAGAGgtgaaagataatatatttagagATCTGAACAAGAGAAAACTG GCACCCTATAATGTGTTACTCTACAAGGATAAACCAAGACTGGGAACTGCATTGGAGCTGTTGAAAGCCACACAGGAGCTAGAACAGCGTTTGGAAGAA GTTTCTCTGCCATTGTTGATCATGCATGGAGAGGCTGATATAATTACTGATCCATCAGCTAGCAAGGCTTTGTATGAGAAAGCTAAAGTTAAGGACAAGAAACTCTGCCTCTATAAGGATGCTTTCCATACTCTACTTGAAGGTGAACCTGATGAAACTATATTTCACGTGCTTGGTGATATTATATCTTGGCTTG
- the LOC106777289 gene encoding uncharacterized protein LOC106777289, producing MPCSKEEALVRLFYNVSSSFHLLFLLLFSSSLLLIHFLNFIASFTIFQRDHHYEYVSSEYDEEEEEEEEEIQERYSYEHDSGESDHLVADIIAGGETLLFVHNDLPLRTHSSSDEFTSPRDSLVEEELEENYSTETLFFHKSPLVSDIENVQEVEEFPAEDADSVPNSVPDESRPTSPITLNLYKSDSPDSDKNCDEDRVGIGLVENKKLQEESLARDERFLVYDPTQLEAKKLIVQEKDDEEIYGDSCTVGSTSKSSSEWRSSINCRDSGTDDPFSSSSRRSCPKWESYTVFQKYDEEMSFQDRISAQKLQEIESLRSIKVSPRSISERIVFKFSSMNKKPNDTRRNPYHELEAAYVAQICSTWEALNWNYKNFQSKRASRGHDVDVGCPATIAQRLQQFQVLLQRYIENEPYEHGRRPEIYARVRHLAPKLLLVPEYRESEDDEREENGVQSKISSASFLTIMEDGIRTFMSFLKADKEKPSQIFAAYFRRNRRPLVDPTLLRLIKKVNQKKKMKVKDLRRSRKCLRKRKLKGEEEMEILMALIDLKVVSRVLRMSELSEEQLHWCEEKMRKVRVVEGKLQRDSSPLFFPAH from the exons ATGCCATGTTCCAAAGAAGAAGCTCTTGTTAGACTCTTCTACAATGTCTCTAGCTCCTTCCAccttctcttcctcctcctcttctcttcttcccttTTGCTTATCCACTTCTTGAACTTCATTGCCAGCTTCACCATCTTCCAAAG AGATCACCACTATGAATATGTGTCTTCAGAGtacgatgaagaagaagaagaagaagaagaagaaattcaaGAAAGATACTCTTATGAGCATGATTCTGGTGAGTCAGATCACCTGGTAGCTGACATCATTGCTGGTGGAGAAACCCTTTTGTTTGTGCACAACGACCTGCCTCTGAGGACTCATTCCTCTTCTGATGAATTCACAAGCCCCCGTGATAGCCTTGTTGAAGAAGAGTTAGAAGAAAACTATTCAACAGAAACCTTGTTTTTTCACAAGTCACCTTTGGTCTCAGACATAGAAAATGTACAAGAGGTAGAAGAATTTCCAGCTGAAGATGCTGATTCTGTTCCAAATTCTGTCCCTGATGAAAGCAGGCCCACATCGCCCATCACCCTGAACCTCTACAAAAGTGACTCACCAGACAGTGACAAAAACTGTGACG AAGATCGTGTTGGAATTGGACTTGTTGAAAATAAGAAGCTGCAAGAGGAAAGCCTCGCACGAGATGAGAGATTCTTGGTCTATGATCCTACCCAATTGGAGGCCAAGAAGCTCATTGTTCAGGAAAAAGATGATGAAGAAATATATGGTGACTCATGCACTGTTGGATCCACTTCTAAGAGTTCCTCTGAGTGGAGGAGCTCTATTAACTGCAGAGATTCTGGAACTGATGAccctttttcttcctcatcaAGAAGAAGTTGTCCCAAGTGGGAATCATACACAGTTTTCCAAAAGTATGATGAAGAAATGTCATTCCAAGATAGAATTAGTGCACAGAAACTTCAAGAAATTG AATCTTTAAGGTCTATCAAGGTATCTCCCAGGTCAATTTCAGAGCGCATTGTGTTCAAGTTTTCAAGTATGAACAAGAAACCAAATGATACACGTCGCAACCCATATCATGAACTTGAGGCTGCATATGTTGCACAAATTTGCTCAACATGGGAAGCTCTTAATTGGAACTACAAGAATTTTCAATCCAAGCGAGCTTCACGAGGCCATGATGTTGACGTGGGTTGTCCAGCCACCATTGCACAGAGATTACAACAATTTCAAGTGTTGTTGCAGAGATACATAGAAAACGAGCCTTATGAGCATGGTAGAAGACCAGAGATCTATGCTAGAGTGAGGCATTTAGCTCCAAAATTGCTACTAGTACCAGAATATCGAG AATCAGAAGatgatgagagagaagaaaatggtGTTCAGTCAAAAATATCATCAGCTTCATTTCTTACGATAATGGAAGATGGGATAAGAACGTTCATGAGTTTTCTGAAGGCTGATAAAGAGAAACCAAGTCAGATATTCGCAGCTTACTTTCGGAGAAACCGAAGACCCTTGGTTGATCCAACACTTCTACGCCTCATCAAGAAAGTTAATCAAAAG aagaagatgaaagtgaaggACCTTCGACGTTCAAGAAAATGCTTGAGGAAGAGAAAGCTGAAGGGAGAAGAAGAGATGGAGATTTTGATGGCACTGATAGACCTGAAAGTGGTGTCAAGGGTTTTGAGAATGAGTGAGTTAAGTGAGGAACAGTTGCATTGGTGTGAAGAGAAGATGAGGAAAGTAAGAGTGGTGGAAGGAAAACTACAAAGAGATTCCTCTCCACTTTTTTTTCCTGCACATTGA
- the LOC106767382 gene encoding NAC domain-containing protein 92 translates to MEENLPPGFRFHPTDEELITCYLTKKVSDSSFTSKAIAVVDLNKSEPWDLPGKASMGEKEWYFFSLRDRKYPTGLRTNRATESGYWKTTGKDKEIFRTGVLVGMKKTLVFYRGRAPKGEKSNWVMHEYRLENKHHLRPSKDEWVVCRVFQKSLLVKKPQQTNSSQPDSPCDTVSVVNEFGDVELPNLNSIANSSGGLTENISGQTFMNADISNSVNTSMNLAMNWAVANEVHQVIPSLPSLPWPSGLLSPTISSVNSLLLKALQLRSYQQREAAAEAAAATDHFASFMGQGVSQVGTDLSSNLTASSSKVQECMPQQQQQQEQPFNLDSIW, encoded by the exons ATGGAGGAAAATCTGCCTCCTGGATTCAGGTTTCATCCTACAGACGAAGAACTCATCACATGTTATCTTACAAAGAAGGTTTCTGATTCTAGCTTCACATCCAAAGCTATAGCAGTCGTTGATCTCAACAAATCTGAACCATGGGACCTACCAG GTAAGGCTTCAATGGGGGAAAAAGAGTGGTACTTCTTTAGCTTAAGAGACAGAAAATATCCAACTGGACTTCGGACAAACCGAGCCACTGAATCAGGTTACTGGAAAACAACAGGAAAAGACAAGGAAATATTTCGTACTGGTGTTTTGGTAGGAATGAAGAAAACCCTAGTGTTCTATAGAGGTAGAGCTCCAAAGGGAGAGAAAAGCAATTGGGTCATGCACGAATATAGACTCGAAAACAAGCATCACTTGAGACCTTCCAAG GATGAATGGGTGGTTTGCAGGGTTTTCCAGAAGAGCTTACTGGTGAAGAAACCACAGCAAACGAACTCATCACAACCAGATTCTCCATGTGACACAGTCTCAGTGGTCAATGAATTTGGTGATGTTGAGCTTCCTAATCTAAATAGCATTGCAAATTCTTCAGGTGGACTCACTGAGAATATTTCAGGACAGACTTTTATGAATGCTGATATTAGTAACAGTGTTAACACAAGCATGAACTTGGCCATGAATTGGGCAGTTGCAAATGAGGTTCATCAGGTTATTCCCTCTCTTCCATCACTACCATGGCCTTCTGGGTTGCTAAGTCCAACCATTTCTTCTGTAAATTCTTTGCTTCTCAAGGCATTGCAACTTAGAAGTTATCAACAAAGAGAAGCAGCAGCAGAAGCAGCAGCAGCTACAGATCATTTTGCATCATTTATGGGTCAAGGAGTTTCCCAAGTTGGAACTGACCTAAGTTCAAATCTGACAGCATCTTCTTCAAAAGTTCAAGAATGTATGccacagcagcaacaacaacaggAGCAACCATTCAATTTGGACTCCATTTGGTGA